In Nitrospiraceae bacterium, a genomic segment contains:
- a CDS encoding glycogen/starch/alpha-glucan phosphorylase — MNERLNELHEQYGCGPVQFYGTDDALYDRHLVFDNVIVPEKATPREQFEAVARSIRDVISQRWLLTEKTYERENPKRVYYLSMEFLLGRSLANNIVNAQLAEISLEIMKKKSHVDPTLVEMESDAGLGNGGLGRLAACFLDSMATLEIPGMGYGLRYEYGMFKQTIKDGWQFEQPDNWLRRPDPWEVARLEEAVEVKLNCSFELRAGELYPIIGRPSILLGIPFDRPVIGYGGKTINTLRLWAAASPDYFDFQQFSRGDFAGALAETLTAESLTRVLYPDDSTSMGQGLRFLQEYFLVACSLADLVRRFRHTNNDWSALPEKIAIQLNDTHPAMAVPELMRILLDEAHLGWEQAWDLTQRSLAYTNHTLLPEALEKWPLRWFETLLPRLAEIMCEINRRFLDLLGTQFPNDRSRFGRVSLIEDGTDRKVRMANLAIVGSHSTNGVSAIHSKLLRTRVVPDLAEILPTRFNNKTNGVTPRRWLLLCNPGLSQLITDAIGDGWITDLSQLAKLKPLAGDKGFQDGFRKAKREAKMRFVEWFKATTGEVVDPDTIFDSQIKRIHEYKRQLLNVLHIVVLYNRLRENPHPEFAARTFFFAGKAAPAYALAKLIIKFINNLAGTIKGDPAVGRHLRVVFVPDYCVSVAERLIPASDVSEQISTAGYEASGTGNMKFMMNGALTIGTRDGATIEMAEAAGEENLFLFGLSAEEVADSRGWYNPQWHYENEPETRRALDLIFSDHFSRHEPGAFNPIREALLTHGDYYMHLADLKSYSETQERLGRLYADSQGWANKAILNVAGSGKFSSDRTIAEYARDIWRVTPCPVS; from the coding sequence ATGAACGAGCGCCTCAACGAGCTTCATGAACAATATGGATGCGGGCCGGTCCAGTTCTATGGGACAGACGATGCACTCTACGACCGGCATCTTGTGTTCGACAATGTCATTGTTCCCGAGAAGGCCACCCCGCGCGAGCAGTTTGAGGCGGTGGCACGGTCCATTCGAGACGTCATTTCGCAGCGCTGGCTCCTGACGGAGAAGACCTACGAGCGAGAGAATCCGAAGCGGGTCTACTACCTCTCCATGGAGTTCCTTTTGGGGCGTTCACTGGCCAACAATATCGTCAATGCGCAACTGGCGGAGATCTCGCTCGAAATCATGAAGAAGAAGAGCCATGTGGATCCGACCTTGGTCGAGATGGAGTCGGATGCCGGGCTCGGAAATGGCGGCCTTGGCCGTCTGGCGGCCTGCTTTCTGGACTCTATGGCAACGCTTGAGATTCCGGGTATGGGTTACGGTCTCCGCTACGAATACGGCATGTTCAAGCAAACAATCAAGGACGGCTGGCAATTCGAGCAGCCCGACAATTGGCTGCGGCGTCCTGATCCCTGGGAAGTGGCACGATTGGAGGAAGCGGTTGAAGTGAAGCTCAACTGTTCATTCGAACTCCGCGCGGGGGAATTGTATCCTATCATCGGCCGACCGTCGATTCTCCTCGGCATCCCGTTCGACCGGCCGGTGATCGGCTACGGAGGGAAGACGATCAATACGCTTCGTCTCTGGGCCGCCGCCAGTCCGGACTACTTTGACTTTCAACAATTCAGCCGTGGCGACTTCGCGGGGGCGTTAGCAGAAACGCTTACCGCCGAATCGCTCACGCGGGTACTCTATCCCGATGATTCGACGTCCATGGGACAGGGGCTGCGCTTCCTGCAGGAATATTTCCTCGTCGCCTGCTCGCTCGCCGATCTTGTCCGCCGCTTCCGGCATACGAACAACGACTGGAGCGCATTGCCAGAAAAGATCGCGATCCAACTGAACGATACGCACCCGGCGATGGCCGTGCCCGAGCTCATGCGGATCCTGCTCGATGAGGCGCACCTCGGCTGGGAGCAAGCCTGGGACCTGACGCAGCGCTCGCTCGCGTACACGAACCATACCCTCTTGCCTGAAGCATTGGAGAAATGGCCGCTCAGATGGTTTGAGACCTTGCTCCCGCGATTGGCGGAGATTATGTGCGAGATCAATCGGCGTTTTCTCGACTTGCTAGGGACACAGTTCCCCAACGACCGTTCACGCTTCGGCCGTGTCAGTCTCATCGAGGACGGCACAGACCGGAAGGTTCGCATGGCCAATCTCGCCATCGTCGGCTCACACAGCACGAACGGTGTCAGCGCCATTCATTCCAAGCTATTGCGGACGCGGGTTGTGCCGGATCTCGCCGAGATACTTCCGACACGTTTCAACAACAAGACCAACGGTGTCACACCCCGCCGGTGGTTGCTGCTCTGCAATCCCGGATTGTCACAACTTATTACGGATGCGATCGGTGATGGCTGGATTACCGACCTCAGCCAATTGGCCAAATTGAAGCCGCTCGCCGGGGACAAGGGGTTTCAGGACGGCTTTCGCAAGGCGAAACGGGAAGCCAAGATGCGGTTCGTGGAGTGGTTCAAGGCGACAACCGGTGAGGTGGTAGACCCCGACACGATCTTCGACAGCCAGATCAAACGCATTCACGAATATAAGCGGCAACTGCTCAACGTCCTGCACATCGTGGTGCTCTACAATCGTCTGCGCGAGAATCCACACCCCGAGTTCGCAGCGCGCACATTCTTCTTCGCCGGCAAGGCGGCGCCGGCCTACGCGCTCGCTAAGCTCATCATCAAGTTCATCAACAATCTGGCCGGCACCATCAAGGGAGATCCCGCCGTGGGCAGGCATCTGAGAGTCGTGTTTGTGCCGGATTATTGTGTCTCGGTGGCCGAGCGTCTGATTCCGGCCAGCGATGTGTCCGAACAGATCTCGACGGCCGGCTATGAAGCCAGCGGGACGGGTAACATGAAGTTCATGATGAACGGTGCGCTGACGATCGGCACACGCGACGGCGCGACGATCGAGATGGCTGAGGCAGCCGGGGAAGAGAATCTCTTTCTGTTCGGTCTCAGCGCCGAAGAGGTCGCCGATAGCCGTGGCTGGTACAACCCGCAGTGGCACTATGAGAACGAGCCGGAGACGCGTCGGGCGCTGGACCTGATCTTTTCTGACCACTTCAGCCGCCATGAGCCGGGAGCTTTCAATCCGATTCGCGAGGCGCTGCTGACGCACGGCGATTATTACATGCACCTGGCGGACCTCAAGTCGTACAGCGAGACGCAGGAAAGACTGGGGCGCCTCTACGCTGATTCGCAGGGCTGGGCGAACAAAGCTATTTTGAATGTCGCCGGCTCGGGCAAGTTTTCCAGCGACCGTACGATTGCGGAATATGCACGGGACATTTGGAGAGTGACACCATGTCCTGTCTCCTAG
- the glgX gene encoding glycogen debranching protein GlgX — translation MEQKRVIQQGESFPLGSTVCPDGVNFSLFSKNSTLVELLLFDHTDDAKPATVMALNPRWNRTYHYWHIFVPGIQAGQIYGYRAFGPSEPQHGLRFDSRKLLLDPYGKALAMPACYSRVNASVPGDNCATAMKSIVVDPTRYDWEGDIPLKRPFAKTVIYELHVRGFTRHPSSGLSHETRGTYRGLIDKIPYLQDLGVTAVELLPLFQFDEQDAPRGLVNYWGYSPISFFVPHHGYSSRKDHLGPMDEFRDMVKALHRAGIEIILDVVFNHTAEGDHAGPTLCYRGLENAAYYVLEENRSRYADYTGTGNTLNANQPIVRRLILDSLRYWVESMHVDGFRFDLASILSRDEDGRPLKNPPILWDIESDPCLAGTKLIAEAWDAAGLYQVGSFIGDSWKEWNGQFRDDVRSFMKGDNGTVRRVARRLLGSPDLYGHKEREPEQSLNFVTCHDGFTLNDLVSYNHKHNEANGEDNRDGTDFNLSWNCGVEGPTDDPSIERLRNRQVKNFLALTLLSVGAPILLMGDEVRHTQRGNNNAYCQDNDISWFDWTRLGKHADIHRFVRFLLLLRLRSPLARGESSLTLNEILCRARIDWHGIVLNRPDWNDESHSLALTAGTLDGRFLVHVIVNAYWEPLAFELPGAAKSEQGWRRLIDTCLDSPDDICDGPDAPFVPGDSYLTQPRSVVVLFALRASDAK, via the coding sequence ATGGAGCAGAAACGGGTGATCCAACAGGGTGAAAGTTTTCCTCTCGGCTCGACGGTCTGCCCCGACGGGGTCAATTTCAGCCTGTTCTCAAAGAACAGCACCCTTGTGGAACTGCTGCTGTTCGATCACACGGACGATGCAAAGCCAGCGACAGTGATGGCCCTCAATCCCCGGTGGAACCGGACATACCACTATTGGCATATCTTCGTGCCCGGTATTCAGGCCGGCCAGATCTATGGCTATCGGGCGTTCGGACCTTCCGAGCCGCAACATGGATTGCGGTTTGACTCACGCAAGCTGTTGCTTGACCCATACGGGAAGGCGCTGGCTATGCCGGCCTGCTACAGCCGCGTCAACGCGTCCGTACCGGGTGACAATTGCGCAACTGCGATGAAGAGCATAGTCGTCGATCCCACCAGATATGACTGGGAGGGAGATATCCCGCTGAAACGGCCGTTTGCCAAGACTGTGATCTATGAGTTGCACGTGCGCGGGTTTACCCGCCATCCCAGTTCCGGGCTCTCTCACGAAACGCGCGGTACGTATCGAGGATTGATCGACAAGATTCCGTACCTGCAGGATCTCGGCGTCACCGCAGTGGAGTTGCTGCCCCTGTTCCAGTTCGACGAACAGGACGCTCCGAGGGGTCTCGTCAATTACTGGGGCTACAGCCCCATCTCATTCTTCGTGCCGCACCACGGGTATAGTTCCCGCAAAGATCACTTGGGCCCGATGGACGAGTTTCGCGACATGGTCAAGGCGCTTCATCGGGCGGGCATCGAGATCATCCTCGATGTCGTGTTCAACCATACGGCGGAAGGAGACCACGCAGGCCCGACGCTCTGCTATCGCGGCCTGGAAAACGCGGCGTATTACGTGCTGGAGGAGAACCGGTCACGCTATGCCGACTATACCGGCACCGGGAACACCTTGAACGCGAATCAACCGATTGTCCGCCGGTTGATCCTCGACAGCCTGCGCTACTGGGTGGAGTCGATGCACGTAGACGGCTTTCGCTTCGATTTGGCCTCGATCCTCTCCCGCGACGAGGATGGCCGGCCGTTGAAGAATCCCCCCATCCTGTGGGACATCGAATCGGATCCGTGCCTAGCCGGAACGAAGCTGATCGCGGAGGCCTGGGACGCGGCGGGCCTGTACCAGGTTGGCTCGTTTATTGGAGACAGTTGGAAAGAGTGGAACGGCCAATTCAGGGATGACGTCCGCAGCTTCATGAAGGGAGACAACGGCACGGTGAGGCGGGTGGCCAGACGATTGTTAGGCAGTCCTGACCTCTATGGGCACAAGGAGCGAGAACCGGAGCAGAGCCTCAATTTTGTGACCTGCCACGACGGATTCACGCTCAACGACTTGGTCTCCTACAACCACAAACACAATGAAGCGAACGGAGAGGACAACCGGGACGGGACCGACTTCAACCTGAGCTGGAATTGCGGAGTGGAAGGTCCGACCGACGACCCGTCCATCGAGCGCTTGCGCAACCGGCAGGTGAAAAACTTCCTGGCGTTGACGCTTCTGTCCGTCGGCGCGCCGATCTTGCTTATGGGCGACGAAGTCCGGCATACACAGCGCGGGAACAACAACGCCTATTGCCAGGACAATGACATCAGTTGGTTCGACTGGACGAGACTCGGAAAGCATGCCGACATTCATCGCTTCGTGAGGTTCCTCCTCTTGTTGCGCTTGAGGAGTCCACTGGCGCGAGGGGAGAGCAGTCTGACTCTGAATGAGATCCTTTGCCGGGCAAGGATCGACTGGCATGGAATCGTGCTCAATCGGCCGGACTGGAACGACGAATCCCACAGCCTGGCCTTGACGGCCGGCACTCTTGACGGGCGGTTCCTCGTCCATGTCATCGTGAATGCCTACTGGGAGCCCCTGGCATTCGAACTGCCGGGCGCGGCGAAGTCAGAGCAGGGCTGGCGTCGCCTGATCGACACCTGTCTGGACTCGCCGGATGACATCTGTGACGGGCCCGATGCGCCGTTCGTTCCGGGTGACAGCTATCTGACACAACCCCGGTCAGTGGTGGTCTTGTTCGCGCTGAGAGCAAGTGACGCCAAGTGA
- a CDS encoding phosphoketolase family protein, with protein MSRASQSPLSPEMLRKIDAYWRAANYLSVGQIYLYDNPLLKQPLKRTHIKPRLLGHWGTTPGLNLIYVHLNRLIKEQDLNVIYIAGPGHGGPGLVANAYLEGTYSEVYPNISQDEDGMKRLFTQFSFPGGIPSHVAPETPGSIHEGGELGYSLSHAYGAAFDNPDLIVAAVVGDGEAETGPLATSWHSNKFLNPVTDGVVLPILHLNGYKIANPTVLARISHDELDHLFRGYGYTPYFVEGRDPRTMHQLMAAALDAVLEDIRRIKARARRGGAHARPLWPMIVLRTPKGWTGPKQIDGKRTEDYWRSHQVPMGDMDKPSHIKTLEKWMKSYKPKELFDKTGRLKPELSELAPKGTRRMSANPHANGGLLLRDLCLPDFRDYAVKVTKPGAIVAESTRLMGKFLRDTMKLNMEGRNFRLFSPDENNSNRWQDVLEVTNRTWMADRYPYDDHLAPDGRVMEILSEHQCQGWLEGYLLTGRHGFFSCYEAFIHIVDSMFNQHAKWLKVCNHIPWRRPIASLNYLLSSHVWRQDHNGFSHQDPGFIDHVVNKKAEVIRVYFPPDANCLLSVTDHCLRSRNYVNVVVAGKQPAPQWLTMDAAVKHCSAGLGIWEWASNDRGSEPDVVMACCGDVPTLETLAATDLLRRHLPQLKIRVINVVNLMKLQPPKEHPHGLSDKEFDALFTTDKPIIFAFHGYPWLIHRLTYRRTNHPHLHVRGYKEEGTTSTPFDMVVMNDLDRFHLVGDVIDRLPQLGSRAAYAKQAIREKLLEHKQYIATHGDDMPEVRDWKWSRNG; from the coding sequence ATGAGCAGAGCGTCGCAAAGTCCACTGAGCCCTGAGATGCTGCGGAAGATAGACGCGTACTGGCGCGCGGCCAATTATCTCTCCGTCGGTCAGATTTACCTGTACGACAATCCGTTGCTGAAACAGCCGCTGAAGCGCACGCACATCAAACCGCGGTTGCTGGGTCATTGGGGCACGACCCCGGGTCTGAACCTCATCTATGTGCATCTCAACCGCCTCATCAAGGAACAGGACCTGAACGTCATCTATATCGCCGGCCCAGGACATGGCGGACCGGGGCTGGTGGCCAACGCCTACCTTGAAGGGACATATAGCGAGGTGTACCCGAACATCTCACAGGATGAGGACGGCATGAAGCGGCTGTTCACCCAGTTCTCGTTCCCCGGTGGAATTCCGAGTCACGTCGCGCCGGAAACCCCCGGCTCCATTCACGAGGGCGGCGAGCTGGGTTACTCCCTCTCGCATGCGTATGGGGCCGCGTTCGACAATCCGGATTTGATCGTCGCCGCCGTGGTGGGCGACGGTGAAGCGGAAACCGGTCCGCTCGCGACGAGTTGGCATTCCAACAAGTTTCTGAATCCGGTCACCGACGGGGTCGTCCTTCCCATTCTCCATCTAAACGGATACAAGATCGCGAATCCCACCGTGCTGGCCCGTATCAGTCACGACGAACTGGATCACCTGTTTCGCGGGTACGGCTACACCCCCTATTTCGTCGAAGGGCGTGATCCCAGGACGATGCATCAGCTCATGGCCGCCGCGCTCGACGCCGTTCTGGAGGACATTCGGCGCATCAAGGCCCGCGCGCGCCGAGGGGGCGCCCACGCACGTCCGCTCTGGCCCATGATCGTGCTCCGGACGCCGAAAGGCTGGACCGGTCCGAAACAGATCGACGGCAAGCGGACCGAGGATTACTGGCGTTCTCACCAAGTCCCGATGGGGGACATGGACAAACCATCGCACATCAAGACCCTCGAAAAATGGATGAAGAGTTACAAGCCGAAGGAACTGTTCGACAAGACCGGACGACTCAAGCCCGAACTCAGCGAACTGGCTCCCAAGGGAACGCGGCGGATGAGCGCAAATCCGCACGCGAACGGAGGACTGCTGCTCAGGGACTTATGTCTGCCGGATTTTCGTGACTATGCCGTGAAGGTGACAAAACCGGGTGCGATCGTGGCCGAGTCCACCCGCCTCATGGGGAAATTCCTGCGGGACACGATGAAGTTGAATATGGAAGGTCGAAACTTCCGCCTCTTCAGCCCGGACGAGAACAACTCGAACCGCTGGCAAGACGTCTTGGAGGTCACCAACCGCACCTGGATGGCGGATCGCTATCCCTACGACGACCACCTGGCGCCGGATGGTCGGGTGATGGAGATCTTGAGCGAACACCAGTGCCAGGGATGGCTGGAGGGGTACCTCCTGACCGGCCGGCACGGGTTCTTCTCCTGCTACGAAGCCTTCATTCACATCGTGGATTCGATGTTCAATCAACATGCCAAGTGGCTGAAGGTCTGCAACCACATTCCATGGCGGCGGCCGATTGCTTCGCTCAATTATCTGTTGTCTTCCCATGTTTGGCGGCAGGATCACAATGGATTCAGTCACCAGGACCCCGGGTTCATCGACCATGTCGTCAACAAGAAGGCGGAGGTTATCCGGGTCTATTTCCCCCCCGACGCCAACTGCCTGTTGTCGGTCACCGATCACTGCCTCCGCAGCCGCAACTACGTCAACGTGGTCGTCGCGGGGAAGCAACCGGCTCCGCAGTGGCTCACGATGGACGCCGCCGTCAAACATTGCTCCGCCGGCCTCGGGATCTGGGAATGGGCCAGCAACGACAGGGGAAGCGAGCCCGACGTGGTGATGGCCTGTTGCGGTGACGTGCCGACGCTCGAAACACTGGCCGCAACAGACCTGCTCCGCCGCCATCTGCCGCAACTGAAAATTCGCGTCATCAATGTGGTGAACCTCATGAAACTCCAGCCGCCAAAGGAGCATCCCCATGGATTGAGCGACAAAGAATTCGATGCGCTCTTCACGACCGACAAACCGATCATCTTCGCCTTCCATGGATACCCGTGGCTGATTCACCGACTGACCTATCGGCGGACCAATCACCCGCATTTGCACGTGCGCGGCTACAAGGAAGAAGGGACGACCTCGACCCCGTTCGATATGGTCGTGATGAACGACCTCGACCGGTTCCATCTAGTCGGGGATGTGATCGATCGGCTGCCGCAGCTCGGGTCACGGGCGGCCTACGCCAAACAGGCGATCCGCGAGAAGCTGCTTGAACACAAACAGTACATCGCAACGCACGGCGACGATATGCCTGAGGTGCGTGATTGGAAATGGAGCAGAAACGGGTGA